In [Mycobacterium] stephanolepidis, the genomic window CCGCGCAGTCGGTGCAGATCAGCTGGCCGTTCTTCTCACTGGCCAGCCGGCTGCGGTGATGCACCAGGAAGCAGCTCGAACACGTGAACTCGTCGGCCTGCTTCGGGATGACCCGAACCGAAAGTTCCTCGCCGGACAGGTCGGCACCTGGTAGCTCGAACGATTCGGCGGTTTCCGCCTCATCGACATCGACCACCGCCGACTGTGCTTCGTTACGACGAGCCTTGAGCTCCTCTAACGAGTCCTCTGACACATCGTCGGCGTCGGATCGCCTCGGAGCGTCGTAGTCGGTAGCCATGCGTCCATCCCCTTATCAACATCTCGTCATCAAGCTTCTGCATAGGCGCAGCAAGGCTTTGTACCAGGCTGAAACGGACATCACAAACTATTAGTGCCCGGATCCCGTCGGTTCTTTGTGTGATTTGCATCACAAGCTAGTGGACGCCCAGTCTATTTCGTCGTCTGTCGCCTGGAAGTCCGCTGGCCTAGAGTGCCATCCGTGGTCGCAGACATCACCGAGGGCACCTCGGTAGACAAGTACGGGCGCCCGTTCCGCCGACGGAACTATTTGCCAGCCCTATGCGTGGGTATAGCGCTCCTGGTCGTCACCGTGTTCGTCTGGGCTTCGGCGCTCACCCGGGAAGCGCCGGTCAAAGAGGCGACGGCGTGCAACCCGCCCGCTCAGCAGACCGAGCCCGGCTCCGGAACCATCGGTAAGCCGGTGTCGCGGTCCTCGCTGTCAGGAACC contains:
- a CDS encoding DUF4193 domain-containing protein translates to MATDYDAPRRSDADDVSEDSLEELKARRNEAQSAVVDVDEAETAESFELPGADLSGEELSVRVIPKQADEFTCSSCFLVHHRSRLASEKNGQLICTDCAA